A part of Helicobacter fennelliae genomic DNA contains:
- a CDS encoding type II secretion system F family protein: MRFIITGIQNAKQIQIKLNAKSFAQAQTKAKLLGIAITHIKEDFSTYLKSPKPIELAQDLRQFSIMLESALPINDILESLKIASANAYLRKMYGEILDSIHQGKSLSTALMPFAKIFTPMGMALIDCGVQSGKLAQILCVLSDYFESSASLRAKFFKALFYPIFIIVSVIAAFVLIAWFVIPQFIELFSSFDVALPLSTQSLIFISDVVVDYGLIMLFSVIVCGGVIVWSYIKRGFAYKTLHTLALYMPLVSQLVMYKDFWAYFTSFAYLYESGIDFDITLRTAAQSISNPILHKEIAKIQSSIQQGVPLDSAFDEIDFFDLNIKNFISTAQKGGNLDQMLTLCAKHYYVAYQHLMDKILALTEPMATILMAVVVAWLAFGIFLPIWELGGMSL, translated from the coding sequence GTGAGATTTATTATCACAGGTATCCAAAACGCCAAACAGATCCAAATCAAACTCAATGCCAAATCTTTCGCACAAGCCCAAACAAAAGCCAAACTTCTTGGCATAGCCATTACACATATCAAAGAAGACTTTAGCACCTATCTTAAATCCCCAAAACCCATTGAACTTGCTCAAGATCTGCGTCAATTCTCAATTATGCTAGAATCTGCACTTCCGATAAATGACATCTTAGAGAGCCTCAAAATCGCAAGCGCAAATGCGTATCTACGCAAAATGTATGGCGAGATTTTAGATTCTATTCATCAAGGCAAAAGCCTTAGCACAGCGTTGATGCCATTTGCCAAAATCTTTACGCCAATGGGTATGGCACTGATTGATTGTGGGGTGCAAAGCGGTAAATTAGCGCAGATTCTTTGTGTTTTGAGTGATTATTTTGAGTCAAGTGCGAGTTTGAGGGCAAAATTTTTTAAGGCATTGTTTTATCCGATTTTTATCATTGTAAGCGTAATTGCAGCATTTGTATTGATCGCGTGGTTTGTGATTCCACAATTTATAGAGCTTTTTAGTTCATTTGATGTCGCCTTGCCTCTAAGCACACAAAGCCTTATATTTATTTCAGATGTGGTTGTGGATTATGGTTTGATAATGTTGTTTAGTGTGATTGTATGTGGTGGCGTTATTGTGTGGAGTTATATCAAAAGAGGCTTTGCGTATAAGACATTGCATACACTCGCTTTGTATATGCCTCTTGTTTCGCAGTTGGTTATGTATAAAGATTTTTGGGCGTATTTTACTTCGTTTGCTTATCTGTATGAATCAGGAATTGATTTTGACATTACACTACGCACAGCCGCACAAAGTATCTCAAATCCTATCTTACACAAAGAAATCGCCAAAATCCAATCCTCCATACAGCAAGGTGTGCCTTTAGATTCTGCGTTTGATGAGATTGATTTTTTTGATCTTAATATCAAAAACTTTATCTCCACAGCCCAAAAAGGTGGCAATCTCGATCAAATGCTTACACTTTGCGCAAAGCATTATTATGTAGCCTATCAGCACCTTATGGATAAGATTCTAGCCCTCACAGAGCCGATGGCTACGATTCTTATGGCAGTTGTGGTGGCATGGCTTGCGTTTGGTATATTTTTGCCTATTTGGGAGCTTGGAGGTATGAGTTTGTGA